The window TAGAAATTGGAGTTTTCCTTCTAGTTAGAAAGAAGGAGAACATATTGTATGTATGCTATCTACGTTGTAAGTAGTTGGAGCCCCGCTAAGGTATTTTCATATAAAAATACCTCTGGTTTGGGCTTAGATGAGAATGTGTTTATGGATGCCATCGCCACCCCACTATGACAAGGAGAGTCCTCCCCCCTGGctgatttgatttttatttaaatgtcctCAGTGTCGCAGAAGTGTTTGAATGAGTGGACGCTGTCGCTGTGCTACTGAGGCGCCAGTGCTTGCACACTTCCTGAGCCTTTTTCCGGAAGTTTTTCCCAACGATGACATACAAGACGGGGTTGATGATACTGTTGAAGAAGGCCAAGTAGTCAAAGatctgtttgcaaatgtctatGGCTGCTTCCAGGTGACACCCTAGCATCACACGGGCCTTTATTAGCACATCCAGCACTGTGACGATGTGAAACGGTATCCAGCAGATGAGGAAGGCAAACAGGATGACCAACACCAGCTTGGTGGCCTTCTGCTCAGTCTTCTCAGCGTTGAACCTCTCTATCGTCCGCTTGCTTAACGCCTGGATGATCTTGACGGTGCAGAATGAGATGATGGGGATCGGGATGACGAAGCTGAAGATAATTAGCATCGCATCGCAGAGCAGCATTACGCCGCGGCTTGGGAAATCGAGGACGCAGGCGTGCACGTCGTACTCGGGGAAATACTTCACCACCCTGAAGACCAGCGTCGGGGCGCTCAGGAGCAAGCCGAAACCCCACACCAGCAGACAGCCCAGTTTGGCATACTTGGGTCGACGCATTCTCCCGTGCGACATCGGGTGAACCAGCGCCACGTAACGATCCATGCTCACCAGAACCAGGAAGTAGATGCTGCTGTAAACGTTCATCTTGATGCCCGTGTTGACCACTTTGCACATGGCCACACCGAAAGGCCAGTTGAAATTCTCGGCGATGTTGACGACCCAAAAGGAAAGGCAGCACACCACGAGGAGGTCGGCGGCCGCCAGGTTGCTCAGGTAGATCTCGGCCACCGTGCACGCCTTCTTGTGCAGGCAGAACACCAGCAGCACGAAGACGTTCAAGACCACTCCCAGCACGGTGATGACCCCCAAGTAGATGGGCTGGCTGCTGGTGAGCGCATTCCAAAGGTCGGGATCGATGCAGCTCTTTTCTTCTATGACTGTGTGGTTTTCAACTGTGGTGTTCAGCTCTGGTATTCTGCGGGGAAAGCAAAAATGCTAGTaaagtgacatttaaaaaaaaaaaaaaaaaaagaaaaaaggtccaGTGTAGCTGCAGCTGTCTGCTTGAAACTGCAGTTCAAAGCAACGAGTCATTAAATATATAACAAAACTACAAATACAGACGGTAAGTGTCTGAAACTTACACAACTTTGACTCTGCTAACTCCTCGACATTCCACCAAATCCCTCTAACAATTTTCATCTGTTTTACAATCACCCTTTTTCCATGCCAGATTCCTTGATAAAACCATATAACAGTTTGGTTGGGTTTAGGTTCAAGCATCAGTTACCTTTTGAGACTTCTAAAAGCTCGGCTCACATAGCTAGAACGGATAATTTTTGCTGCCGGCCAAGTGGATGAGAATTTGATAACTCAGGGGGTGTAGACATGATCGACATCCAGTTGCACGCCTAACCCCAACCCCAACCCCAACACCAACCGCTCACCCTAACGATCAACCCCAAACCCTAATCATAAACCTTAACCATGAACCTTGACCCAAAGCCATAACCCTAACCATCGATCATAACCCTAAAACCTAAGTCCTAGCACTAAACCATAACCTAAGGGTtttgcaaatcttgtttcaAATGATATGAGTAATTGGTTAACAAAAATGAGTGGAATTTAAACAATATTAAGAATCAATGTTTCCGTTTACATGTGCAATTAACAGATCGTAGTGGATCTAcacgtactgtattttcactatGGACATTTGATAAAACAAACTGTTAAGATcgagaaatcatttcaaatgcaCAAAAATTTCCACTTCCATCTGGGAATCTTGACAACCTCAACTGAATCATCACATCAtactattaaatataaaatatataatatttcttAATATTCCAACATTACACTTGTAAAATACATCAACTTCTGTGTAACAGCATATTTCAGAATGTCATTGAAGTGGTAAGTGGTCATCTcatggacaaaattagcaacaacagtTACTTTTACTGAAAAATTGCTGTTAATGTGTTCTATCACcggggccggatttgagccCCTGATGGGCTGGTTCTGGCCCACAGGTCGTATGTTTGACACCGCTGCCCTAACCCCTCACTGTAAACCCTTATCAAACCCTGAACGTAAACCCTAACCCCTTACCCGCAAAGAAATGCaatgtagaaatgtttttttgttttttacatgaATGACTGCTAGCCCTCAACTCAACCCCTAAAATGAAACACCCTAACCCTAACGGCTTTGAAAACAACGGCCACCATGTCCACTGTTGCTTTAGAAAGCATCCTCATGACCCTTGTTCAGATAAcggcaaaaactgttttaattgCTCATCATTGCTGCAGGAAGTTTTAAGGCACATATAAAATTACACAGGCCACAAGACGTCAATTACAGTATCACAATTACAGTGGTCTcgtgttgtctgttttttttttttttttttttttttaatgacgtcTTCAAGTGCGTTATCGTGCATTTTACCCACATATAACACaccgtacatactgtatgtccatgCCATGTAAATTACAATTAGCTCCAATTAGGAGCAACAGGCTCGGTCGGGTCTGCCGACTGTAATTCCATGGAGGGGTTTAAATTGGGTACAGCACATTAGGAGATATCGTGCGCCTCGTCCGGCAATCTGTTTTGCTCGAGGCCATTAAGCCGAGATCAGCAGtatgaaagagaaaaaaataacaaataaaaatactcgACTATATTATTATATCGGTGTATCAGATTAATATTTGAAAAGTGTTAACCTTTTGAAGGATCGCGGTTGAGTCATTTATATAACTAATAAGTGAAGGGTGCACCCTAAAGATGGTGTATTATAACTAAAGtgtttaactgtttattattattacaaaccTAAATAAACCATCTCACTAAATTAACATTGTAATGGGTCCCAAATGGAATTTAGGTTTGCAGGGATAATGGTTAAATACATGCACATGTTCAAAGAATATATCAAAGAATAGTTCAGCTCTACCAAGTATCCCCAACTCCACTAGTCCCCGGTCAGTAGCAGTATTGTTTCCCCGCACATTAAGACAACAATATAATTGTAAATTTTGAAAGCGATTACCTTGTTGTTTGAAGAGCCATTTCCCCCCTGAGTCAAGTCAGTCCAGATGTGAAGTGCGCAGATTGCCCACTCGTGCTCTTGTAGGAGCTTCCCTTTCTCCCTCTCCGCCCCGTTCGTGTGTGACTTGCCCTTTGGAGATGTCAGccaaaaaaagtattacttcacagttttttttctctttccagtGTTTTTTACTCCCcttaccccccaccccaccccctcacTGTAACATCATGTCTGCATTTTTGGTATCTTACTGCTTGCACATTTCATATTCcaatggattattattttggagttgaaaacacatttgatgACTGAATCGGATGTACTGTGTGAATTTAGTTACTGTATTTATGAATGGTTACACGGGTGGTGAGTTATTGAATTAGTTGCAAACGTGGGGATGTGCCTATCACAGGAGATGCTTTTATGGACATTTGCAGTTAGTAAATACAAACACCAACttcgaaaccttggtgtactgatagattccaacctgactttcaacagtcatatcaaatcaatcactatAACAGCCTtttaccagctgaagaacatatccagagtgatgGCTTGCATGTgacaagcagaccaggagaagctcatccatgcttttatctcaagtagacttgactattgtaatggtcttctgactggagtccctcaaaagagcattaaacagctgtagCTCATTCAGAAGGATGCAGCTCagattctgaccagaacaaagagatcagaacAAACGTTTTTTTACGCTTGTCTAAAACAACGGAGTCGAATTGTTGATGCTCCCTTTCCAGTTTTGAAATCGTCAACACCGAACATAATAGCAGTCATTAGTGCGCGTCCTTTTAGTGATCTCGGGGTTAACGTTTGAATGAGCAACACAGTAATTTGTGAACCCTCCAGTTGTCACAGTGCAGCTCATTAGGGCTAATGCACTCGCTCCAAAGGACATTTGCGAGTTAGTATCGATTCTGTGTTAGAGAGTCGTCGATAATGTGCGAAAACCCATCCGCTCGGTCATAACCACGATCGCAAGAAAGTGCTGTTACCACGCAAGGATGCTTTTGAAAATTCTGAAATACTTTGGATGAATTATTGAATGGCTGGTAGAGACGCAAAGAGCAACTCCAGAAAGTTGGCTTAGAGTCATCGTACAGTAGGTACGGAAGTGGCGCCGTACTCTCGCCCGCCGGCTTAATGGCAATTTATTGAGACTTTGGGACCTTacgctggatggatggattcctcGTGCCGTGTTTCCTCGATGGAGCTTGAGATAAGGAACACAATCACAAGTCACAGTTATGTTTAACATGGATGATTGAGGGTTCCACCCTGAAACAAAGCAATAAACCGTGACATTTCCTTAGTGGCAAAATGAACTACAAGGAAAGTCAAATACCAAAATACTGAAAGGAAAAAGTCATTGTCATCACATGTTAAGAAAGCTTGGTAAAATGACAAGTTTATGCTCTCATAGAATTATGACTTCaatttttgtaatattctgaAATTATCCTCGTCAAGGTTTTTTCATGatgaatttaattttttcttgtaatatgttACTATGTTGTatgttcttgtaaaattacttcTTTTTGCTTGTAAAATAACTACTGTACTTCATTCTTTAACAGGATGATTGTTCTTTTGTCAACTTTTACTTGTAAAAGctcatttattttgtctttttatttcattatttaagtCATTAATTAAGTCAAATTTCAGgttattttctctttaaatgttaCAACGTCATTTCAATATAAGGACTTCATTCTCAAAACAGTATGATTTATGATCTcataaaatatatgttttttcttGCAACATTATGAATAAATTTTTATAAAACGTAAATCTTTTCTCTTACGTAACTTTACAACTTGAGTCGCGTACAATTTATTGCGAGCTTATAGCTTGTATTTCTTAACTTTCTTGCAAAGAAAATGATACATAAATTATGATACACACATTAAacacattaaataaaaacattgtaaaattGAGATTTccttaatattatgactttacacttacaaattacaatatttttctctcAGGAAGTTAAacatctttcccccccccccgaaattaTATCTTCACTCTTAtcaaaaatctttttaaaaaatcatattactactttattttttgtaaaatgtggacttttttccccctcgtaAGACGAAAACTTAAAAGTCTAGTTAACTATGCTCGTCCCCTAATGGTCATAAAAGAtccactcactggccacaacactATGAAGCGGCCAAATTCCAATATGCTCGGCAGAAGTCCTGACACGAAACCGTTAAGAAGGAGAAAAATCGAAAGGAAAATATACACTTAGCAACCTCTTGGATTGTTTACTTCATGTTCAGTGCAAGCGTTGCCATGTTGACCTCCCGCCTTGCTTCTTATGCTTAACACCCACTATGTCTCATGAAGTTAAGAAGACGACGAGTGGCGTAATTGACCTTCATTGGCGTCACGCGAAATGTCGACTCTCTGCTTTAGGCTGAACTAACTGACTGATAACGCCACAAACACAATTCAAACATGGAATACGTACTTACAAATATGTCCCACAAACTGTGGCATTTACAAGTCTGTACAGGTGCATTCTAACAAGTGTATCCTCCAAAgcatgtttcttcttcttcttcttcttcttcttcttgagccCGTTTGCTTATCAGTGTAGCTCACTTGTGAATCTTCTCTACTGTAACTGATTCGGTCTTGGGCGAGATGTTGCCGCTTCCTTCAGCTCGCCCTCGACTGACCTCCTCCAGGTTTTTTGGTTTCCCGGCTTCCTTACGTTCCAGGATAAGGCCTGCCCGGTCATGTTAGAGGCAAGTTTCCTCAGGGTCGATCCGATCCAACCCCGCTTTCTCTGACTGTTTTGTGTTTCAATTTGTTCTCGTTGGGTAAGTTTCCACAGCGCGCTCTTTTTATAGCTTGCAATGCTCAGTAAGCTGTGAATTCACCTGGAATCGACCACCCGAATGTACAACACGTGGATAACTGGACTCCAAAGTAACTTCTTACCTTCATCTAGAACCAAAAGGGTACCGCATGCATACGTACGTGTACAGTGATCCCCGCCTATTCACTGTTCACTATGCACAAATTCAAGGTTTTTCTGTGGGATCTATCCTCAGCTATTCACTGAAAAGCTCACGCACTCCCAAatgtttgtgctctttctgtaatgctCTAAAATACCACAAGATGGGACCGAAGCCACGGCTAATAGGAAATAactaattggtgtcaaggaagtattgttGAAGAGAGACATCTCTACTGAGAGACTAAGACCTTTGCAAATTGGGGAGGATCTAAATttaatcaagtttttttttttttttttggtagaagTTAGGGAGAGTCTTTGCAGCATATGCATGTAATCGCGACtgcaaatcaaataatctgtgagatattcattttcaagggtaaaatgtcaaatgagtttgaaatgatattgaagcgttttgggatcatagtttgtggtctGTTTACGGTCCAATCTTTATCTTCCGGGATGCGAACAGAAAAATCCAAGGATGCCCACTGACATTCGTCACCTTTTAATGAATTTACTAAAAGCAATTATCAGTGTAGGTGAACATATGCTAAGCGATTACAtactttatactgtacatagttcTGTTTTTAATTCGCGGCAGGACTCTGTCCCTTACTTTACTGTACTGTTCCCATGCTGTGtccaaagtaatatttttgaGTGCACTCCAAGCCATTGTGAAGTATAACGATTGGAGTACATATTGGACACATGTTTATTGTGACAACCTGAACGTCCCTTGCCTAATTATGGAAGCAGTCGCAGTGTTATGTCTCACTGGTGTGTAATGGGCCGTAATGCGGCACCGCGACATGCGGCTGCGGGGGCGGTCAGGCTTGTGCGTTTTTTCCAAAACATACACTGGTCGTTTCCCCTCTTGTACGCTCTCCTAACGAGCTTCGCAGGCGCTGGGCTTGATTACTCGCAGCCGCTCCCGTCCCTGCGGCTTATGCGTTTCATAACTCGTCTCCCCCTCTTTCGAGACAGACGGGTCGCCCCGGTTGGTTTTCGCAGCTGTCTGCCAGAGTCGGTCGGGCCTTTGAGGGGTAGGCAGAGCTCAAGCCAACCTCTGGCTTGGACTACAAAACGGCCTCGACGCGAACTTGACAGCGTGAGATGCCGCTAATGGCCGCCGTGGAAACACGTGTTCTTAAGTGAGGCTCACCCAAATGCTTTGGATGCTGCGCAGACTGGCAGAAACCATACAGACCACCCGCTCATGTTATATTTACAGctgtagataaaaaaaaaaaaaacataatgaggGGGTTCCATACAACCAGTTGGATAGGCTATGTGTCTCCATTCGGGTACTTTCCTATACTTGGGTTTCAGTGCCTGCTACATCATTACAGCACGTAATGAAACGCTAAACTTGGACTGGGaagataaataaatgtgtttatgcTCCAACTGAGGGCCTGATGTTTCTGGCCGAGGGCGTTCATAGTTTAGAGAGTGAGATGTAAACTATCGACTTAGCTTCGCTTGAATGGTGATATTTGCTTGCAGGCTGAATAACGGTGGCAAACGCAACAGCAGCAGATAGTAAAGCATGTTCATCATTTCAATATCTGCAATGCTGCACACTGCATTTCCATCATGTAGCGGCCAAGGGG of the Phycodurus eques isolate BA_2022a chromosome 14, UOR_Pequ_1.1, whole genome shotgun sequence genome contains:
- the bdkrb2 gene encoding B2 bradykinin receptor — its product is MALQTTRIPELNTTVENHTVIEEKSCIDPDLWNALTSSQPIYLGVITVLGVVLNVFVLLVFCLHKKACTVAEIYLSNLAAADLLVVCCLSFWVVNIAENFNWPFGVAMCKVVNTGIKMNVYSSIYFLVLVSMDRYVALVHPMSHGRMRRPKYAKLGCLLVWGFGLLLSAPTLVFRVVKYFPEYDVHACVLDFPSRGVMLLCDAMLIIFSFVIPIPIISFCTVKIIQALSKRTIERFNAEKTEQKATKLVLVILFAFLICWIPFHIVTVLDVLIKARVMLGCHLEAAIDICKQIFDYLAFFNSIINPVLYVIVGKNFRKKAQEVCKHWRLSSTATASTHSNTSATLRTFK